The genomic interval CCGAAAATCTTCCACAGAGGAGCGGTCGAACCAAGAATGGTATCTAGCCAGACTGACGAGTAGGTATTGAAGGCAAACACGGAGAAATCGTAGATAAACCAGACGAGGGACACAACAATCTGCGGTCTATTAGTATTAAAAAAAAGATAAACCGGATTTAACTTGACGGAgatcaataataatcaaaGGGGAAACGGTATCATACCAGGCGCTTCCAGTGAAACCTAAAATTAACAGACTGTCAGCAAATTTGTATCTCCCGCGAATAGAGCTTAGGGCTAATCTTACTTAATGACCAAAGCATAGGGGAATCGATACATGCGCTCTCGGCTGAACTCTTCCGGATCTTTGAGTTTGAATCGCAGGTAGACTAGACTGAGTGGCGGAATAACTCCTAGCCCCAGGGAAATACGCCACGGTGCCTCGAGATTGTCCTCCCCGAAAATAAGGACGAGGACCATGGGCACGAAAGCGGCGACAACGAAGCCAAAATCAATGATAAAgtcggtgaagaagatgaaccAACGATTGCGATGGCCTGCCTTTAGCTCGCCGGTGCTCTCTGCAGCGGCGACGGATCCCGCAGGATATTCGCCTCCAATTCCGATGCCAATTATAAAACGATATGCCGTGAGGGCAGCAAAGAGCCCCGTCGGGCTGCCGTGGTAGCCATACGAGCCGGCACTCAGAGCGGCGAATAAAATGAGGATAAAGGTCGAGATCATCAGGGACCACTTGCGCGACCAGTAGTCGCTGGTGATGCCAAAGATCAACATGCCAACCACCtcgccgacgaagacaagGGAGGAGACATTGCGGAGCGCCGGGGAATTTTTGTATTCCGTGGGATAAATACGGGTCAGCATGGTATCGACGGATCCAATGACCTACGGCAACTAGTGGTTAGTCCAGTCATATTATAACAATAATGGTGTGCATATTCCCCCGGCGAGGATTTGGTGTGACATACGCCGTTCAGATAGCCATCGGAGAAGAGCCCAGCCCCGCAGGCGATAACAGGCCAACTCCGCTCCCAGCGAGACTTGGGAAGGGCGTCAAGCGGGATTTGCGCCTCCGCCTCCGACTGGAGAGGCCCGGGGGTCCTCTCAGAAGTCTTCTCGGGGTCTAGGGAATCCATCGTCAAGAACAACAAACGACAACGGTCATGTCACGATAAGACGAAGGGCCTTGGGGGGGGGGGTATGGCAAGGGTTTTAAATCACCCTCGTGGGCCAAGGGCGGCCACCGGCGGCATGGCAAACCTCTAGTCCGAAAGAGGAGGATAAAAAATCAAGCGCGAATCTCCAAGGGCTAGGAAGATGGGCTGGCATCGCACGTGCTTGAGCGCATCGAGGCCGCGCTCGGGCGACGCGTCGACGATAGATCCATACAACCCCGGTAGTTCAGAGCAAGTCCGGCGTCCATCAA from Penicillium psychrofluorescens genome assembly, chromosome: 5 carries:
- a CDS encoding uncharacterized protein (ID:PFLUO_008001-T1.cds;~source:funannotate) produces the protein MDSLDPEKTSERTPGPLQSEAEAQIPLDALPKSRWERSWPVIACGAGLFSDGYLNGVIGSVDTMLTRIYPTEYKNSPALRNVSSLVFVGEVVGMLIFGITSDYWSRKWSLMISTFILILFAALSAGSYGYHGSPTGLFAALTAYRFIIGIGIGGEYPAGSVAAAESTGELKAGHRNRWFIFFTDFIIDFGFVVAAFVPMVLVLIFGEDNLEAPWRISLGLGVIPPLSLVYLRFKLKDPEEFSRERMYRFPYALVIKFHWKRLIVVSLVWFIYDFSVFAFNTYSSVWLDTILGSTAPLWKIFGWNVVVNALYLPGSFAGAFLSDWIGPRMCLMVGMTAQSVVGFIMSGCYEYLSIPKNVAGFVVVYGTFLSLGELGPGDNIGLLASKTSATAVRGQYYAIAAAVGKVGAFVGTYIFPLLQANPNPIRAGQDPFFVASALCIFASIIVYFFLPHVGQDTITKEDEEFRAYLEAHGYDTSTMGKR